A genomic segment from Streptomyces antibioticus encodes:
- a CDS encoding RNA polymerase sigma factor SigF: MPTTVSTKQHPHDDAPDTTAAFARLAGLPEGPERRALRDDLIRLWLPMAERIAVRFRGRGENLEDLYQVAALGLVKAVDHYDPDRGRVFEAYAVPTITGEIKRHFRDHMWTLHVPRRVQDLRNRVRQADKDLAQTTSGRAPTVAEIAAHAQLTEDEVRTGMEALDCFSALSLDAEIPGTDGYALTDALGDPDPGYDTVVDRVAVAPRLRELPERERTILYLRFFQGMTQSRIADQLGISQMHVSRLLSGCCRRLREEIAADPG; the protein is encoded by the coding sequence ATGCCTACCACCGTGAGTACGAAGCAGCACCCCCACGACGACGCTCCGGACACCACCGCGGCCTTCGCGCGGCTGGCCGGACTGCCCGAGGGGCCCGAGCGCCGGGCGCTGCGGGACGATCTGATCCGGCTCTGGCTCCCCATGGCCGAGCGGATCGCGGTCCGTTTCCGCGGCCGCGGCGAGAACCTGGAGGATCTCTACCAGGTCGCCGCGCTCGGCCTGGTCAAGGCCGTCGACCACTACGATCCCGACCGCGGCCGGGTCTTCGAGGCGTACGCGGTGCCGACGATCACCGGCGAGATCAAGCGGCACTTCCGCGACCACATGTGGACGCTGCACGTCCCGCGCCGGGTCCAGGACCTGCGCAATCGCGTGCGGCAGGCGGACAAGGACCTCGCGCAGACCACGTCCGGCAGGGCCCCGACCGTCGCCGAGATCGCCGCGCACGCGCAGCTCACCGAGGACGAGGTGCGCACCGGCATGGAGGCGCTGGACTGCTTCTCCGCGCTGTCCCTGGACGCGGAGATCCCCGGCACCGACGGCTACGCCCTCACCGACGCCCTCGGCGACCCCGACCCCGGCTACGACACCGTGGTGGACCGGGTGGCCGTGGCGCCGCGGCTGCGGGAGCTGCCGGAGCGCGAGAGGACGATCCTCTATCTGCGCTTCTTCCAGGGGATGACCCAGAGCCGGATAGCCGACCAGCTCGGCATCTCGCAGATGCATGTCTCCCGGCTGCTCAGCGGCTGCTGCCGACGGCTGCGCGAGGAAATCGCCGCCGATCCCGGCTGA
- a CDS encoding VOC family protein yields the protein MNPHPESTPGVPSAPGARGAVSTRSVFGSPCWVSLTSRDLDATQEFYGAVLGWTWRRGGLGAHFRTALAGDVPVAGVAAVAAMWQMAVAWTPYFAVPSADVAASRTRERGGTVAVGPISLPPGRAALLADRDGATFGVWEGELIGNWEAWRQDAPAFIRLHTRDAFDSAIFYGEVLDWASDSPGCCEVHYEGGEVVLRSQGDAVARIVSGALEAAPDPTIRPHWQVHFAVADVAACARSAEKHGGSVLIEDDDEAVLRDPDGAQFTVTSRREP from the coding sequence ATGAACCCTCACCCGGAATCCACCCCCGGCGTACCCTCAGCCCCCGGCGCACGGGGAGCCGTCTCCACGCGCTCCGTGTTCGGCTCGCCCTGCTGGGTGAGTCTGACCAGCCGCGATCTGGACGCCACCCAGGAGTTCTACGGGGCCGTGCTGGGCTGGACCTGGCGCAGGGGCGGCCTGGGGGCCCATTTCCGCACGGCCCTGGCCGGTGACGTGCCGGTGGCCGGGGTGGCCGCCGTGGCCGCGATGTGGCAGATGGCGGTGGCCTGGACTCCGTACTTCGCCGTGCCCAGCGCCGATGTCGCCGCCTCCCGCACCCGGGAGCGCGGCGGGACCGTGGCGGTGGGGCCGATCTCGCTGCCCCCGGGCCGGGCCGCCCTGCTGGCAGACCGGGACGGCGCGACTTTCGGCGTCTGGGAGGGCGAGCTGATCGGCAACTGGGAGGCGTGGCGGCAGGACGCGCCCGCCTTCATCCGGCTGCACACCCGGGACGCCTTCGACTCCGCGATCTTCTACGGCGAGGTCCTCGACTGGGCCTCGGACAGCCCGGGCTGCTGCGAGGTGCACTACGAGGGCGGCGAGGTCGTGCTGCGCAGCCAGGGCGACGCGGTGGCCCGGATCGTGTCGGGCGCTCTGGAGGCGGCGCCCGATCCCACGATCCGCCCGCACTGGCAGGTCCACTTCGCCGTCGCGGACGTCGCGGCGTGCGCACGCTCCGCCGAGAAGCACGGCGGGAGCGTGCTGATCGAGGACGACGACGAGGCGGTGCTCAGGGATCCCGACGGCGCCCAGTTCACGGTCACCTCACGCCGGGAGCCCTGA
- a CDS encoding metallophosphoesterase family protein — protein sequence MSDSSRDTAEGAGWAAAEPGAYRALMPSRVEKISWLDPRMLWAARNGVLASLLGDPTGRTRARWVEQRAAAGAPADKVIRRPDPDRFSFMVIGDTGEGDAPQYAAVPGFLRVSQDTSFAVLASDVIYPVGSADDYESKFFRPYQDYRAPIYAIPGNHDWYEDLGAFMRVFCDDAPPLPAEPRPRPLGRAWLRSLLWHRPRPDDGRLLDTARRLRAAEDQRAVQPGPYWAIDAGPVRIIGIDTGLLGTLDAEQGAWLREVSRGPRPKILITGSPLYVDGKHHPCAIDGGGTVDDIVTAPEHHYVAAIGGDIHNYQRYPVPLADGRTLQYVVAGGGGAFMHATHTIPRVNVAGVTEREFRCYPLRGDSLAFYSRLYGRRLRLPRLFALTAAEGQAVVAERLGIPPTRVPGPEVEVTRRIRRVAGLLGTGSGPDRRKRLRLPVRKVYTQVFSPGSATYSPPFFKCFLRLDVTPESVRLRCFAATGNLAQELNPPVEDEVTIPLV from the coding sequence GTGTCTGACTCGTCACGCGATACCGCCGAGGGCGCCGGCTGGGCCGCCGCCGAACCGGGTGCCTACCGGGCGCTGATGCCGAGCCGGGTCGAGAAGATCTCCTGGCTGGATCCCCGGATGCTGTGGGCGGCCCGCAACGGCGTGCTCGCCTCCTTGCTGGGCGACCCCACGGGCCGCACCCGCGCCCGGTGGGTGGAACAGCGGGCGGCGGCCGGCGCCCCGGCGGACAAGGTGATCCGGCGCCCGGACCCGGACCGCTTCTCCTTCATGGTGATCGGCGACACGGGCGAGGGCGACGCACCCCAATACGCGGCCGTGCCAGGCTTTCTGAGGGTCAGTCAGGACACGTCGTTCGCCGTGCTCGCCAGCGACGTCATCTATCCGGTCGGCAGCGCGGACGACTACGAGAGCAAGTTCTTCCGGCCGTACCAGGACTACCGGGCGCCGATCTACGCGATACCCGGCAACCACGACTGGTACGAGGATCTCGGCGCCTTCATGCGGGTCTTCTGCGACGACGCCCCGCCGCTGCCCGCCGAACCCCGCCCCCGCCCGCTCGGCCGGGCCTGGCTGCGCTCCCTGCTGTGGCACCGGCCCCGCCCGGACGACGGCCGACTCCTGGACACGGCACGGCGGTTGCGCGCGGCGGAGGACCAACGGGCCGTGCAGCCGGGGCCGTACTGGGCGATCGACGCCGGACCGGTCCGGATCATCGGCATCGACACGGGCCTCCTCGGCACCCTCGACGCCGAACAGGGCGCCTGGCTGCGCGAGGTGTCGCGAGGACCGCGGCCGAAGATCCTCATCACCGGCTCCCCGCTGTACGTCGACGGGAAGCACCACCCCTGCGCCATCGACGGGGGCGGCACCGTCGACGACATCGTGACCGCGCCCGAGCACCACTACGTGGCGGCGATCGGCGGCGACATCCACAACTACCAGCGCTACCCGGTGCCGTTGGCGGACGGACGCACCCTCCAGTACGTGGTGGCGGGCGGCGGGGGCGCCTTCATGCACGCCACCCACACCATCCCCCGGGTGAACGTCGCCGGGGTCACCGAGCGGGAGTTCCGCTGCTATCCGCTGCGCGGCGACTCCCTCGCCTTCTACAGCCGGCTCTACGGCCGCCGGCTGCGCCTGCCCCGCCTGTTCGCGCTCACCGCGGCCGAGGGGCAGGCGGTCGTCGCCGAGCGGCTCGGCATCCCGCCCACCCGGGTGCCGGGCCCCGAGGTCGAGGTCACCCGGCGGATCCGGCGGGTGGCCGGACTGCTGGGCACCGGGAGCGGCCCGGACCGGCGCAAGCGGCTGCGGCTGCCCGTGCGGAAGGTCTACACGCAGGTGTTCTCCCCCGGCTCCGCCACCTACAGCCCGCCGTTCTTCAAGTGCTTCCTGCGGCTGGACGTCACCCCGGAGTCCGTGCGGCTGCGCTGCTTCGCGGCCACCGGCAACCTCGCGCAGGAGCTGAACCCGCCGGTCGAGGACGAGGTCACGATCCCGCTGGTCTGA
- a CDS encoding TauD/TfdA dioxygenase family protein has protein sequence MTTGWDTDDGLVRAAGIEVHPAAGHIGADITGIDLADGLTLGDGLDDARTAAIRAAVLRWKVVFFRGQRLDHAGHVAFARRFGEPVAPRKRGGASPPDFPEIETTADRLELGGKFGMDHDEWLRRRRPTLLRGWHCDHGARVDPPAATILRAETVPPYGGDTTWANLAAAYAGLSAPVRRFVDGLRAEHRLGVGYQPRPGDDAYVRHLLDHQVASLHPLVRVHPETGERVLYVNGYYVEQIADVSRAESRALLDMLLEQAVRPEYTVRFRWEPGSVAFWDNRATIHLAPSDNAHLGLPRTMHRVMLAGDVPVGVDGKPSEPVTGTEPGRW, from the coding sequence ATGACGACGGGCTGGGACACGGACGACGGGCTGGTGCGGGCGGCGGGGATCGAGGTGCACCCGGCCGCCGGACACATCGGCGCCGACATCACCGGAATCGACCTGGCCGACGGCCTCACCCTGGGCGACGGCCTCGACGACGCCCGGACCGCCGCGATCAGAGCCGCCGTACTGCGCTGGAAAGTGGTGTTCTTCCGCGGCCAGCGCCTCGACCACGCCGGGCACGTGGCCTTCGCCCGGCGGTTCGGCGAACCCGTCGCACCGCGCAAGAGGGGCGGCGCCTCGCCGCCGGACTTCCCCGAGATCGAGACCACCGCCGACCGCCTCGAACTGGGCGGAAAGTTCGGCATGGACCACGACGAATGGCTCCGGCGCCGCCGCCCCACCCTGCTGCGCGGCTGGCACTGCGACCACGGCGCCCGTGTCGACCCGCCCGCCGCGACGATCCTGCGCGCCGAGACCGTCCCGCCGTACGGCGGCGACACCACCTGGGCCAATCTGGCCGCCGCCTACGCCGGACTCTCCGCGCCGGTCCGGCGGTTCGTGGACGGACTGCGCGCCGAGCACCGGCTCGGCGTCGGCTACCAGCCCCGCCCCGGCGACGACGCGTACGTCCGCCATCTGCTCGACCACCAGGTCGCGTCCCTGCACCCGCTGGTCCGTGTCCACCCCGAGACCGGGGAGCGTGTCCTCTACGTCAACGGCTACTACGTCGAGCAGATCGCCGACGTCTCCCGCGCGGAGAGCCGGGCCCTGCTCGACATGCTCCTCGAGCAGGCGGTACGGCCCGAGTACACGGTCCGCTTCCGCTGGGAGCCTGGCAGCGTGGCCTTCTGGGACAACCGCGCCACCATCCATCTCGCGCCGAGCGACAACGCCCACCTCGGTCTGCCGCGCACCATGCACCGCGTGATGCTCGCCGGGGACGTGCCGGTCGGCGTGGACGGCAAGCCCTCCGAACCGGTCACGGGGACCGAGCCCGGCCGCTGGTGA
- a CDS encoding aldo/keto reductase, with protein MSEIPVRRLDDGTRLPALGLGTWPLDDTQAEEAVAGALGVGYRLIDTATNYGNETGVGRGVARSGVPREEIVITTKLPGRHHGHEETLASFEESRRRLGVDHVDLYLIHWPLPRVGKYVDSWRAMIKLRESGLVHAIGVSNFTAEHIERLEKETGVLPAVNQIELHPLFPQDELRAFHEEKGIVTESWSPLGRGAELLEDARIGAVAEELGVTPAQVVLRWHVQLGAVPIPKSSDPDRQRANLDVFGFTLTPDQMAAVTDRAPRRLGGDPETHEEF; from the coding sequence GTGAGCGAGATCCCGGTGCGCAGGCTCGACGACGGTACGCGGCTCCCGGCCCTGGGGCTGGGTACCTGGCCGCTGGACGACACGCAGGCGGAGGAGGCGGTGGCGGGCGCGCTGGGCGTGGGCTACCGGCTGATCGACACGGCGACGAACTATGGCAACGAGACCGGGGTGGGCCGCGGGGTGGCGCGGTCCGGGGTGCCCCGCGAGGAGATCGTGATCACGACGAAGCTGCCGGGCCGCCACCACGGCCACGAGGAGACCCTGGCCTCCTTCGAGGAGTCCCGGCGGCGGCTCGGCGTCGACCACGTCGACCTGTATCTGATCCACTGGCCGCTGCCCCGGGTCGGCAAGTACGTCGACTCCTGGCGGGCCATGATCAAGCTGCGGGAGTCGGGGCTGGTGCACGCGATCGGCGTCTCCAACTTCACGGCCGAGCACATCGAGCGGCTGGAGAAGGAGACGGGGGTGCTGCCCGCCGTCAACCAGATCGAGCTGCACCCGCTGTTCCCGCAGGACGAGCTGCGTGCCTTCCACGAGGAGAAGGGCATCGTCACCGAGAGCTGGAGCCCGCTGGGCCGGGGCGCGGAGCTGCTGGAGGACGCCCGGATCGGCGCCGTCGCCGAGGAGCTGGGGGTCACCCCGGCCCAGGTCGTGCTGCGCTGGCACGTACAGCTCGGCGCGGTGCCGATCCCGAAGTCGTCCGACCCGGACCGGCAGCGCGCCAACCTGGACGTCTTCGGGTTCACGCTGACCCCGGACCAGATGGCGGCGGTCACGGACCGGGCGCCGCGCCGGCTGGGCGGGGATCCCGAGACGCACGAGGAGTTCTGA
- a CDS encoding NPP1 family protein: MSSPTFKKHRRRWVTGVAGAAALVLASASSAFAAPPPALPQNAEAAELAYQPAFDYDKDGCYSTAAIGPDGTINPGLNPTGALNGNCRDASDLDTTNAYSRYKCNNGWCAYLYGLYFEKDQALPGVSLGGHRHDWEHVVVWVQNNQVQYVSTSNHGSFTVHPASSIRFEGTHAKVVYHKDGISTHCFRAANSNDEPPENHKGTWQYPPLVGWNGYPAGLRDKLVSYNFGSANFGLKDGSFTSHLSTAKPSGIPFDPNA; the protein is encoded by the coding sequence GTGTCGTCACCCACGTTCAAGAAGCACCGCAGGAGATGGGTCACCGGAGTCGCCGGTGCCGCCGCGCTCGTGCTCGCCTCCGCCTCGTCCGCGTTCGCCGCGCCGCCCCCGGCGCTGCCGCAGAACGCCGAGGCCGCGGAACTCGCGTACCAGCCCGCGTTCGACTACGACAAGGACGGCTGCTACTCCACCGCCGCGATCGGCCCCGACGGCACGATCAACCCCGGCCTGAACCCGACGGGCGCGCTCAACGGCAACTGCCGGGACGCCTCCGACCTCGACACGACCAACGCGTACTCGCGCTACAAGTGCAACAACGGCTGGTGCGCGTACCTGTACGGGCTGTACTTCGAGAAGGACCAGGCGCTGCCGGGCGTCAGCCTCGGCGGGCACCGGCACGACTGGGAGCATGTCGTGGTCTGGGTGCAGAACAACCAGGTCCAGTACGTCTCGACGTCCAACCACGGCTCGTTCACCGTGCACCCGGCGTCCTCGATCCGCTTCGAGGGCACCCACGCGAAGGTCGTCTACCACAAGGACGGCATCAGCACGCACTGCTTCCGGGCGGCGAACTCCAACGACGAGCCGCCGGAGAACCACAAGGGCACCTGGCAGTACCCGCCGCTGGTCGGCTGGAACGGCTACCCGGCCGGGCTGCGCGACAAGCTGGTCTCGTACAACTTCGGCAGCGCCAACTTCGGCCTGAAGGACGGCAGTTTCACCAGCCATCTGTCGACGGCCAAGCCCTCGGGGATCCCGTTCGACCCCAACGCGTAG
- a CDS encoding DoxX family protein yields MSRSERSPLLLAGLLAGAGVAHFAAPRLFDAIVPKALPGSPRTWTYASGVAELVLAAGVALPPTRKPAALAAAALFVGVFPANVKMALDWRDRPTPLKAAAFGRLPLQVPLVLWARSVARGTEGRQES; encoded by the coding sequence GTGTCCCGGTCCGAACGCTCACCCCTGCTGCTGGCGGGCCTGCTGGCCGGCGCCGGCGTCGCCCACTTCGCCGCACCGCGCCTGTTCGACGCGATCGTCCCGAAGGCGCTGCCCGGTTCGCCCCGGACCTGGACGTACGCCAGCGGGGTCGCCGAACTGGTGCTGGCGGCCGGTGTGGCGCTGCCCCCGACCCGGAAGCCCGCCGCCCTGGCCGCGGCCGCCCTCTTCGTCGGGGTGTTCCCCGCCAACGTCAAGATGGCGCTCGACTGGCGTGACCGGCCCACCCCCCTCAAGGCGGCCGCCTTCGGCAGGCTGCCCCTACAGGTGCCGCTCGTGCTGTGGGCCCGCAGCGTCGCACGCGGCACGGAAGGACGGCAGGAATCATGA
- the hemC gene encoding hydroxymethylbilane synthase, producing MSVPELIRIVSRDSPMALAQVERVRAELAALHPGIRTTVVPVRTTGDKWMGDLAQVEGKGAFTKEVDAALLAGEADLAVHCVKDIPADRPLPAGTVFAAFLKRDDIRDALVHPGGLTLDELPAGTRIGTSSVRRIAQLAATHPHLECVPFRGNANRRLEKLAAGEADALLLAVSGLERIDRRDVISEVLSPETMMPPIGAGVLALQCREGDDDLIDTVSGLGDPATHREATAERMFLHVLQGHCNSPIAGYARTEHGGELSLRACVFTPDGKTRLNAHEWAGRLDPATLGTSVAVALLRQGAREIIDGIAH from the coding sequence ATGTCCGTCCCGGAACTGATCCGTATCGTGTCCCGCGACTCCCCCATGGCTCTGGCCCAAGTGGAGCGCGTCCGTGCCGAGTTGGCCGCCCTGCACCCCGGAATCCGCACCACCGTCGTCCCCGTGCGGACGACCGGCGACAAGTGGATGGGCGATCTCGCCCAGGTCGAGGGCAAGGGCGCGTTCACCAAGGAGGTCGACGCGGCGCTGCTGGCCGGGGAGGCCGATCTCGCGGTGCACTGCGTGAAGGACATCCCGGCGGACCGTCCGCTGCCCGCGGGCACGGTGTTCGCCGCGTTCCTGAAGCGGGACGACATCCGTGACGCCCTGGTGCACCCGGGCGGCCTCACCCTCGACGAACTCCCGGCCGGGACCCGGATCGGCACCTCGTCGGTGCGCCGGATCGCCCAGCTCGCCGCCACGCATCCGCATCTGGAGTGCGTGCCGTTCCGGGGCAACGCCAACCGGCGGCTGGAGAAGCTGGCGGCGGGCGAGGCGGACGCGCTGCTGCTCGCGGTGTCCGGTCTGGAGCGCATCGACCGCCGGGACGTGATCAGCGAGGTGCTCTCTCCGGAGACGATGATGCCGCCGATCGGCGCGGGCGTCCTCGCGCTCCAGTGCCGGGAGGGCGACGACGACCTGATCGACACGGTGAGCGGCCTCGGCGACCCGGCGACGCACCGGGAGGCCACGGCGGAGCGCATGTTCCTGCATGTGCTCCAGGGCCACTGCAACAGCCCGATCGCCGGGTACGCCCGGACCGAGCACGGCGGTGAACTGTCGTTGCGGGCCTGTGTGTTCACACCGGACGGCAAGACCCGTCTGAACGCCCACGAGTGGGCGGGCCGGCTCGACCCGGCGACGCTGGGCACCTCGGTGGCGGTGGCGCTGCTGCGTCAGGGCGCCCGCGAGATCATCGACGGCATCGCACACTGA
- a CDS encoding LLM class flavin-dependent oxidoreductase — translation MPPTSRPLRKLGFLTIGLFDGDDPARGHESTLEIIELGERLGFDSAWVRHRHLQYGISSPVAVLAAASQRTRRIELGTAVIPLGWENPLRLAEDLATVDLLSGGRLNPGVSVGPPMHYDQVKEALYPDSADTEDFGYERVRRLLDFVRGKSASDFSGIEGFEVFSDRVQPHSPGLGRRLWYGGGSVSSARWAGEHGMNFLTSSVVKAEGPDDTRDFAEIQLSHVRAFRAAHPDGESARVSQGLVAIPTDSATPEQRAKYEEFAAKRLPRTASPQGPARLLFAPDLVGTSEEIAERLGAHAAFREIDEVAFALPFTFEHEDYVQILTDMATRLGPALGWHPAG, via the coding sequence GTGCCGCCGACCTCACGCCCCTTGCGCAAGCTGGGCTTCCTCACCATCGGGCTGTTCGACGGGGACGACCCGGCCCGGGGCCACGAGTCGACCCTGGAGATCATCGAGCTGGGCGAACGGCTCGGCTTCGACAGCGCGTGGGTGCGCCACCGGCATCTCCAGTACGGCATCTCCTCCCCCGTCGCCGTCCTGGCGGCGGCCTCGCAGCGCACCCGCCGGATCGAGCTGGGCACCGCGGTGATCCCGCTGGGCTGGGAGAACCCGCTGCGGCTGGCGGAGGACCTGGCCACCGTCGACCTGCTGTCCGGGGGCCGGCTCAACCCCGGGGTGAGCGTGGGTCCCCCCATGCACTACGACCAGGTCAAGGAGGCGCTCTACCCGGACTCGGCGGACACCGAGGACTTCGGCTACGAACGGGTGCGGCGGCTGCTGGACTTCGTACGCGGCAAGTCCGCCTCGGACTTCAGCGGGATCGAGGGCTTCGAGGTGTTCTCGGACCGGGTGCAGCCGCACTCCCCCGGCCTCGGCCGGCGGCTGTGGTACGGCGGGGGCAGCGTGAGTTCCGCGCGCTGGGCCGGCGAGCACGGGATGAACTTCCTCACCAGCAGTGTCGTCAAGGCGGAAGGCCCGGACGACACCCGGGACTTCGCCGAGATCCAGCTCTCGCACGTGCGCGCGTTCCGCGCCGCCCACCCGGACGGCGAGTCCGCCCGGGTCTCCCAGGGGCTGGTGGCGATCCCCACCGACTCCGCGACGCCCGAACAGCGCGCGAAGTACGAGGAGTTCGCGGCGAAGCGGCTGCCGCGCACGGCGTCCCCGCAGGGTCCGGCGCGGCTGCTGTTCGCCCCCGACCTGGTCGGCACCTCCGAGGAGATCGCCGAACGCCTGGGCGCGCACGCCGCGTTCCGCGAGATCGACGAGGTGGCGTTCGCGCTGCCGTTCACCTTCGAGCACGAGGACTACGTGCAGATCCTGACCGACATGGCGACCCGGCTGGGGCCGGCCCTGGGCTGGCATCCGGCCGGCTGA
- a CDS encoding peroxiredoxin codes for MTTKAPATGDLVEDFSLPDETGTVRSLTDLLADGPVVLFFYPAALTAGCTAEACHFRDLAAEFAAVGARPVGISGDSVDRQQEFSGRHGLGMTLLSDTDGAVRERFGVKRGFSLAPTKRVTFVIAQDRTVLEVVRSELRMNTHADRALEALRAHRA; via the coding sequence ATGACGACGAAGGCTCCGGCGACCGGCGACCTGGTCGAGGACTTCTCGCTGCCGGACGAGACCGGCACCGTGCGCAGCCTGACGGACCTGCTCGCCGACGGGCCCGTGGTGCTCTTCTTCTACCCGGCCGCCCTCACCGCGGGCTGCACCGCCGAGGCATGCCACTTCCGTGACCTGGCGGCCGAGTTCGCGGCCGTGGGCGCGCGCCCCGTCGGCATCAGCGGCGACTCCGTCGACCGCCAGCAGGAGTTCTCCGGCCGCCACGGCCTCGGCATGACCCTGCTCTCCGACACCGACGGCGCCGTGCGGGAGCGCTTCGGGGTGAAGCGCGGCTTCTCCCTGGCCCCCACCAAGCGCGTCACCTTCGTGATCGCCCAGGACCGCACCGTCCTGGAGGTCGTGCGCAGCGAGCTGCGGATGAACACGCACGCCGACCGCGCGCTGGAGGCGCTGCGCGCCCACCGCGCCTAG
- a CDS encoding ATP-dependent DNA ligase, translating to MLATPGSLPPAAQDARWAYETKQDGQRAVVYLPGDGTAGLRARSGEDITGAYPELRALGGALGATPAVLDGEVLALDREGRADFQALQSRMGLAHAPGRAARAAATVPVHLVLFDVLHLGGRSLLRLPYAERRAVLEDLGLEGGFWSTPGALVGHGREALEATRAHGLEGLVCKRLDSVYEPGVRSRAWIKIRNMTVADVLVGGWSPGKGRLTGLPGAVLVGQRTRDGGLRYVGSVGTGWSEAERLELTSLLRELATDTCPFDAVPPTAGAHWVVPRLVGEVRYSIRTRAGLLRQPSWLRLRPDLTPAEADADLPDSSA from the coding sequence ATGCTGGCCACGCCCGGTTCGCTGCCGCCCGCCGCGCAGGACGCCCGCTGGGCCTACGAGACCAAGCAGGACGGCCAGCGGGCCGTGGTCTACCTCCCCGGGGACGGGACGGCCGGGCTGCGGGCCCGTTCCGGGGAGGACATCACCGGCGCCTACCCCGAGCTGCGGGCGCTGGGCGGGGCGCTCGGTGCCACCCCCGCCGTACTGGACGGAGAGGTGCTGGCGCTGGACCGGGAGGGCCGTGCCGACTTCCAGGCGCTGCAGTCCCGGATGGGGCTGGCGCACGCGCCGGGCCGGGCGGCCCGCGCCGCCGCGACGGTCCCGGTGCACCTGGTGCTCTTCGACGTGCTGCACCTGGGCGGGCGGTCCCTGCTGCGGCTGCCGTACGCGGAGCGCCGGGCGGTGCTGGAGGACCTGGGCCTGGAGGGCGGGTTCTGGTCGACGCCGGGGGCGCTCGTCGGCCATGGCCGCGAGGCCCTGGAGGCGACCCGTGCGCACGGTCTGGAGGGGCTGGTCTGCAAGCGGCTGGACTCGGTGTACGAGCCGGGGGTGCGCTCCCGGGCCTGGATCAAGATCCGCAACATGACGGTGGCCGATGTGCTGGTCGGCGGCTGGTCGCCGGGGAAGGGGCGGCTGACGGGGCTGCCGGGCGCCGTTCTGGTCGGGCAGCGCACCCGGGACGGCGGTCTGCGGTACGTCGGCAGCGTGGGCACCGGGTGGAGCGAGGCGGAACGGCTCGAACTCACCTCACTCCTAAGGGAGTTGGCGACTGACACTTGCCCCTTCGACGCCGTGCCGCCGACGGCCGGCGCGCACTGGGTGGTGCCCCGGCTCGTCGGCGAGGTGCGGTACAGCATCCGTACCCGGGCGGGGCTGCTGCGCCAGCCGTCCTGGCTCCGGCTGCGCCCGGACCTGACGCCCGCGGAGGCGGACGCGGATCTTCCGGACAGTTCCGCCTGA